The Xanthomonas fragariae genome has a segment encoding these proteins:
- a CDS encoding EF-hand domain-containing protein: MSGPMLALAAPPKLPQANPASVVPATRGASAMLPMPMPIDPTTPATTPLLPVDASGPSSTKSGADASVAPAGTLAPHSFRNLDTDADGLLIVAEAGADPILRENFAGFDSNGDVHLSREEFASYQPGPGDAAGD, translated from the coding sequence TTGTCGGGTCCAATGCTGGCGCTTGCCGCGCCACCGAAATTGCCGCAGGCCAACCCGGCGTCGGTAGTGCCTGCCACTCGTGGTGCGTCGGCGATGTTGCCGATGCCGATGCCGATCGATCCGACAACCCCGGCCACAACTCCCTTGCTGCCTGTCGATGCTTCCGGGCCATCCAGCACCAAGAGCGGAGCCGATGCATCTGTCGCACCGGCCGGCACGCTGGCGCCGCACAGCTTTCGTAACCTGGACACCGACGCCGATGGATTGCTGATCGTGGCCGAAGCGGGCGCCGACCCGATCCTGCGCGAGAATTTCGCCGGTTTCGACAGCAATGGCGACGTGCATCTGTCGCGCGAGGAATTCGCAAGCTATCAGCCCGGCCCGGGCGATGCCGCAGGGGACTGA
- a CDS encoding EF-hand domain-containing protein, with the protein MKNRTSLLAATAALSAALALPAIAQSPAQDAAAQSGSSATSAQSSGASSGGGQTWASVDTDSDGTISKQEAQVNAGLVQIFDQADGNTDGKLTTDEYKAFVAKQQSGGAATGSQGN; encoded by the coding sequence ATGAAGAACCGCACCTCGCTGCTCGCCGCCACCGCCGCTCTGTCCGCCGCTCTGGCGCTGCCGGCCATCGCCCAAAGTCCCGCTCAGGATGCCGCCGCGCAGTCGGGTAGTTCGGCCACTTCGGCCCAATCCAGTGGTGCAAGTTCGGGCGGCGGTCAGACGTGGGCCAGCGTGGATACCGATAGCGACGGCACCATCAGCAAGCAGGAGGCGCAGGTCAATGCAGGGCTCGTGCAGATTTTCGATCAAGCCGACGGCAACACCGACGGCAAGCTGACCACGGATGAGTACAAGGCTTTCGTTGCCAAGCAACAGAGTGGCGGTGCAGCAACCGGTTCGCAGGGCAACTGA